The window GTATCAGGCAGCGATCGAAATCGACAGCAGCTATGCACAAGCTTGGTTTGCTTTAGGGATTGCTTATAAGAGTACTGCCAGGGATCAACAAGCGCTCAATGCCTTCACCAAGGCCGGAGAAATTAACGCGAATTATGACAAGGCCTTTGTGGAAAAGGGGTTAATGCTACTAAAGATGGAACGGTTTGAGGAAGCTGAGGAGTCACTGACTAAGGCGACCCAGGTGAATCCCCAAAATCCGAATGCCTATGAAGGCCTTGGCCTGGTTTACATGAAAATGGGCAAATATCAGCAGGCTATTGAAAGGTTTTCAACAGCCCTCGCTTTCGATCAGAGCAACCACAACATTCATTACAGGATGGCGGATGCTTATCACGAATTAGGCGAATATCAAAACCAAAAGGAATCTGCACGGAAAGCCCTGGACATTAAACCCAACTATGCACCGGCATTGGTTACCCTCGGGGATGCCGAATGTCATCTTGGTAATGTTGATGCCGCCATTACGGCATGGGAAAAGGCACAATCCAACCCCCAGTGGCGGCCCGTAGCGGAACATAAGATTGAAGTTATCGAGAAGGCCGGCGAATGTGAATAACATCCGGTAAGAGTGAGTAATTATCTAGAAAAGGGCAGGTGATTCCTGCCCTTTTCTATTTATGGGAGAACCGGGTCATGCTCCAATTCTCGCGGGAAAAACAAGTTGCATAGATTTCGGGTATCGTCTAATTTTTTAATCGATGTAAGGGATTAATGGTGCAAAAAATAAGCAGGGTATGTTACTCCGTGCTAACAATGAGATTTGAGTAATTATCAGTGAATGTAGGTATCGATATTGTCGAAACTCAACGGATACAATACCTCATAGACACGTATTCCACCCGTTTTTTAAATAAAGTTTTTACTGAAGCTGAACAAAAATATTGTGAGAATACGGGAAGCCCATACGCCAGTTACGCCGGACGATTCGCCGCTAAAGAGGCCATCCGGAAAGCCCTGCAGCCAATGACGACCCTGAATTATCTCCCTTTTCTGGAAATGGAAATCCTCCCGGGCGAAAATGGGGTCCCGGTTTCTACAATCACTCGTTCGGGCATTAATCAAAAATTAAAGAACATTTCTCTTTCAATTTCTCACGAGAAAAATCACGCAGTGGCATGTGCTCTTGCGGAGGAGAAATAACACCATGAAATATGCACTGACCAGAGAAGGCTCCAGGGCAGCGGACAACTTTACAATTAACGAGCTTGGACTGCCGGGAATGGTTCTGATGGAAAGCGCCGGCCGAGCTGTCGTTGATATTGCGCTGGATATTCTGGATGACCGCGGAGGATTTACCGCCTATATCCTCGCCGGAAAAGGGAATAACGGAGGCGATGGGTTTGTCGTTGCCCGGTATCTCCTGGAGGCCGGCGTCGAAACAGTCACATTCCATACGGCGGCAGAACAGGAATACTCCGGGGATGCCCTAACCAATTTTCGGATACTGAAGCAGAGCACTAATAATCTTTACCATATCGAAAGTGTTGCAGCTCTGAATGAGTACACCGAAGACCTGTTCGCAGCCGATGTACTTATCGACGGGCTGCTCGGAACCGGAATAACCGGAGCGCCCCGGGAACCGTATAACTACTTTATCGAATGGTTAAATTCCTATAATGCACCGACGGTCAGTATTGATATTCCATCCGGTATCGATGCCAATACGGGACAGATGCCAGGGACAGCAGTCTCGGCGGTCGCGACGGTCACTATGGGCTTTTTAAAAGCCGGTTTACTTTTTTCTCCGGGACGCGATATCGCCGGGGAAGTACACGTTGCCGATATTGGCATTCCGGAAAGTGCACTGGATCAGGTAGGTAATATTTACCATCTGCCTGAGGCTGATGATATCTACTACCGATTACCGGTTCATGCGTCCGATACCTATAAGCATCGCGTGGGAAAGTTTTTTTCACTCTGTGGCGCCAGGGGATTTACCGGTGCAGCAGCCCTGGTGAATCGCGCGGCGTTGGTTTCAGGGGCGGGACTACTGTTTGCCGGTGTACCGGAGAGTCTGAACAATATCCTGGAAACGA is drawn from Candidatus Neomarinimicrobiota bacterium and contains these coding sequences:
- the acpS gene encoding holo-ACP synthase; amino-acid sequence: MNVGIDIVETQRIQYLIDTYSTRFLNKVFTEAEQKYCENTGSPYASYAGRFAAKEAIRKALQPMTTLNYLPFLEMEILPGENGVPVSTITRSGINQKLKNISLSISHEKNHAVACALAEEK
- a CDS encoding NAD(P)H-hydrate dehydratase gives rise to the protein MKYALTREGSRAADNFTINELGLPGMVLMESAGRAVVDIALDILDDRGGFTAYILAGKGNNGGDGFVVARYLLEAGVETVTFHTAAEQEYSGDALTNFRILKQSTNNLYHIESVAALNEYTEDLFAADVLIDGLLGTGITGAPREPYNYFIEWLNSYNAPTVSIDIPSGIDANTGQMPGTAVSAVATVTMGFLKAGLLFSPGRDIAGEVHVADIGIPESALDQVGNIYHLPEADDIYYRLPVHASDTYKHRVGKFFSLCGARGFTGAAALVNRAALVSGAGLLFAGVPESLNNILETKMTEVITVPLPETSLGTFSAKGMEQIKENLDWSDVLAIGSGITGNEDTMEMVSRVLSNYRKTAVVDADAATYFSGETLPQLKDSPADLILTPHWGEFARITGYSKEAITEDRLQIAQDFARDYEVTLVLKGAPTILASNNGTLFINTTGNAGMATAGTGDVLTGMIAGFAAQGLPAVDAALVGMYLHGLAGDLAAENLTRYSVTAGALIDYLPEALTHVGEFYDHI